One window of the Colletotrichum lupini chromosome 9, complete sequence genome contains the following:
- a CDS encoding endo-1,4-beta-xylanase B codes for MKSVLALACGFLLSGAVVMSTEVNSDGFLDAQRLVKRLKTSQITYFPAENSTGTGVLVCPGGGYARVSISKEGYIPAGFLNKLGIDAWVLDYTTISNATAPLYPTPQNEALDALEYIRAQNRTTKLGIWGFSAGGHLSAVTLTNPEAGLDFGILAYPVITLEGNYTHKGSRDNLIGANASAELQHELSAQNRVSGTTPPTFLFHTFSDTTVPVQNTLMFAEAMAVYKRPTQVLIIPEGGHGLGLALDDPKRSWTPELARFLKYSI; via the exons ATGAAGTCTGTTTTAGCATTGGCCTGTGGGTTTCTCCTCAGTGGTGCAGTCGTAATGTCGACGGAGGTCAACAGCGATGGATTTCTCGATGCCCAAAGACTTGTGAAGAG ACTCAAAACATCGCAAATCACATACTTCCCGGCAGAGAATTCGACTGGTACCGGAGTTCTCGTTTGTCCCGGAGGCGGATATGCCCGCGTGTCCATATCAAAGGAGGGCTACATTCCTGCGGGGTTCCTGAACAAGCTCGGCATTGATGCTTGGGTTCTTGACTACACTACTATTTCAAACGCAACGGCACCGCTCTATCCAACACCACAAAATGAGGCACTAGACGCCCTCGAGTACATCAGAGCGCAGAACCGCACCACCAAACTCGGGATTTGGGGCTTCTCGGCAGGCGGTCATCTCTCTGCCGTAACACTCACCAACCCGGAGGCTGGTCTTGATTTTGGCATCCTCGCGTACCCCGTCATTACCCTTGAGGGAAACTACACGCACAAAGGCTCGCGAGACAACCTCATTGGCGCCAATGCGAGCGCGGAGTTGCAGCACGAGCTGTCAGCGCAGAATCGTGTCTCTGGGACCACCCCGCCAACCTTCCTGTTCCATACTTTTAGTGACACCACTGTTCCTGTGCAGAACACGCTCATGTTTGCGGAGGCCATGGCAGTCTACAAGCGGCCAACGCAAGTGCTCATCATCCCGGAGGGAGGACACGGACTTGGCTTAGCCCTCGATGACCCTAAGCGCAGTTGGACACCCGAATTGGCGCGGTTTTTGAAGTATTCGATCTAA
- a CDS encoding beta-glucosidase, which produces AKGNLAASDFVAAPAVTLTEPGAWIRPPTGLWTWLVNREIAPFNTPESSSLLYFLGGTAPSPKMYRPSTAWVLAILTFVTGTLTEDASANYKEQLLSSGTVKLGAWQDAYDKASALVSTLTTEEKISIVAGGDGGNWTALHNLDSATNPLTYFYVTTWPAGLAMAMTWDTAAAEGQGHGVGQEFKGKGINMAYGPTLEPLGRSAWGGRSGETYGVDSYQAGIMAGAVVKGMSSAGVTASAKHFILNEQETNRMSTGSSGGGMGGGGSPPGGSTNSTLTARQTSSTNTTTNGTTSSDDSGSYTITIGDKAFHETYLWPFYDTVYNGMGGAMCAMNKVNGTYSCESQDLLAKYLKVELGFPGIVSADVSAQKTGINAANAGMDLASSSYWSNETLGVGLTNGSFSSERLDDMVIRNMMGYFHLGQDNGYPSLAGVTDRVDNRGNHSAMARQYAAESIALLKNTKGALPLVNKSSISIFGFHAGPRYVGANTALGVYDGEPSTMQGHMAVVGGSAMGSLAYLSTPLQLFNERAAKDGFMLRWWLNDTSETSFSGMQGSGTELTESTTGVAEDSDACIVFLNAWGGEGADRTELTNAGQDTLVNTVADVCNNTIVVINTVGPRLVDAWVEHENVTGVLYAGALGQESGNAIDDVLFGAVNPSGRLVHTIAKNESDYNPDTMISETELNLDYSDGNYIDYKYFDQYNITPRYDYGYGLSYTTFEYSSDVMVEASSKLTSGFATGDKAVGGREDLWDIVATVSTSITNTGSLQGAEVAQMYISFPEAAGEPVRQLRGFQKAVIRPGEKADVAFPLRRRDLSVWDVVGQEWKVESGEYAIYVGSSSRNLKSQATLRVD; this is translated from the exons GCAAAAGGCAACCTCGCAGCCTCGGATTTTGTAGCCGCCCCGGCAGTCACGCTCACCGAGCCCGGCGCCTGGATCCGACCTCCAACGGGGCTGTGGACATGGCTCGTC AATCGAGAAATTGCCCCTTTCAACACACCCGAGTCATCCTCCCTGCTCTACTTCTTAGGTGGGACAGCACCTTCTCCAAAGATGTACCGCCCATCAACCGCCTGGGTTCTAGCTATACTCACTTTTGTGACTGGCACCTTGACCGAAGATGCTTCAGCCAACTACAAAGAGCAGCTCCTGAGTTCTGGCACGG TCAAGCTAGGAGCTTGGCAAGATGCCTATGACAAGGCGTCGGCGCTTGTATCTACGCTCACGACCGAGGAGAAGATTTCAATTGTTGCAGGTGGTGATGGAGGCAACTGGACCGCGTTACACAACCTTGACTCCGCTACCAACCCTCTTACCTACTTCTACGTCACGACATGGCCCGCCGGTTTGGCGATGGCCATGACATGGGACACAGCAGCCGCAGAGGGCCAGGGACATGGCGTTGGCCAGGAATTCAAGGGAAAGGGTATCAACATGGCCTACGGACCTACACTGGAACCTCTCGGACGCTCGGCTTGGGGCGGTCGTTCTGGCGAGACGTACGGCGTGGACAGCTATCAGGCTGGAATTATGGCCGGCGCAGTCGTGAAGGGAATGTCATCTGCTGGTGTGACAGCTAGTGCCAAGCACTTCATCCTCAACGAGCAAGAGACTAATCGCATGAGCACTGGCTCTAGTGGTGGCGGCATGGGAGGAGGCGGATCTCCTCCTGGTGGATCGACCAACTCGACTTTGACGGCTCGGCAGACATCGTCGACAAACACTACAACGAATGGCACGACATCCTCCGACGACTCTGGCTCTTACACCATTACTATTGGTGACAAGGCATTCCATGAGACCTACCTCTGGCCCTTCTACGACACAGTCTACAATGGTATGGGTGGTGCCATGTGTGCCATGAACAAGGTTAACGGAACATATTCGTGCGAGAGCCAAGACCTCCTCGCCAAGTATCTCAAAGTTGAGCTCGGGTTCCCTGGCATTGTGTCTGCCGATGTTAGCGCGCAGAAGACGGGTATCAACGCCGCAAACGCAGGAATGGATCTCGCCTCGAGCAGCTACTGGTCAAACGAGACGCTGGGCGTGGGCCTCACCAACGGCAGCTTCAGCTCTGAAAGACTCGACGACATGGTGATTCGCAACATGATGGGCTACTTCCACTTGGGGCAGGATAACGGATATCCCAGCCTAGCGGGCGTAACGGACCGCGTTGACAACCGCGGTAACCACAGCGCGATGGCGAGACAATACGCTGCCGAGTCTATTGCCTTGCTCAAGAATACCAAAGGCGCGCTCCCGCTGGTCAACAAGTCGAGCATCAGCATCTTCGGTTTCCATGCTGGCCCCCGATACGTGGGCGCAAATACCGCTCTTGGCGTCTACGACGGTGAACCTTCGACAATGCAAGGCCACATGGCTGTAGTCGGAGGATCCGCCATGGGCTCGCTGGCATATTTGTCCACGCCGCTTCAGCTCTTCAACGAACGTGCCGCCAAGGATGGCTTCATGCTTCGTTGGTGGCTTAACGATACCTCCGAGACGTCCTTCAGCGGCATGCAGGGCTCCGGCACCGAGCTCACCGAGTCCACCACTGGAGTGGCTGAGGACTCGGATGCGTGCATTGTCTTCCTCAATGCCTGGGGCGGCGAGGGTGCCGACCGCACGGAGTTGACCAATGCCGGCCAAGACACGCTCGTGAATACCGTCGCCGACGTCTGTAACAACACCATTGTAGTGATAAACACTGTTGGTCCTCGCTTGGTTGATGCCTGGGTTGAGCACGAGAACGTCACCGGTGTGTTGTATGCTGGAGCACTGGGCCAAGAATCCGGCAACGCAATTGATGACGTTCTCTTCGGCGCAGTCAACCCTTCTGGTAGACTCGTCCACACTATTGCTAAGAATGAGAGCGACTATAACCCGGATACGATGATTAGTGAGACGGAGTTGAACTTGGATTATTCGGATGGCAACTACATCGACTACAAGTACTTTGACCAGTACAACATCACGCCTCGGTACGACTACGGATACGGCTTGTCTTATACCACTTTCGAATACTCTTCAGATGTCATGGTTGAAGCCTCCTCCAAGCTTACCAGCGGATTCGCGACTGGAGACAAGGCAGTCGGTGGCCGCGAGGATCTCTGGGATATTGTGGCAACTGTCTCGACCAGCATTACCAACACTGGTTCTCTGCAAGGCGCCGAAGTAGCCCAGATGTACATCTCCTTCCCCGAAGCAGCTGGGGAGCCAGTTAGACAGTTGCGTGGGTTTCAGAAGGCTGTGATCCGTCCTGGAGAGAAAGCTGACGTAGCTTTCCCTCTGAGACGGAGAGATTTGAGTGTTTGGGATGTTGTCGGACAAGAGTGGAAGGTTGAAAGCGGAGAGTACGCGATTTACGTTGGCTCTAGCAGTAGGAACCTCAAGTCTCAGGCTACCTTGAGAGTTGACTAA